One part of the Candidatus Borreliella tachyglossi genome encodes these proteins:
- a CDS encoding ABC transporter ATP-binding protein encodes MINVKNVTKKYGSFTALFNVSFNVNEGEVLGILGPNGAGKSTLIKILTSFHYPNKGNVEIFGKDITENSKEILQDVGYIPEKLALYPELSVKEYLNFISEIKGVQTPKKEINKAIAIFKLESVKNKLISELSKGFRQRVGIAGALINNPKLVILDEPTNGLDPNQIIEFKEFLKELEKTSTILFSSHILSEVESICKRIIIINDGEIIADDTKENISRNRLKETEIDLTIYKDPGMKKDYFSNNDIFTLINTEEYEGEINISLKLAPDKTEKELFNYIVSKGIILKAMIPKHESLEKIFSKLTKERKQ; translated from the coding sequence ATGATAAACGTAAAAAATGTCACTAAAAAATATGGTTCATTTACAGCTCTCTTTAATGTTAGCTTTAATGTTAACGAAGGAGAGGTACTTGGTATACTGGGCCCAAATGGTGCAGGAAAATCGACATTAATCAAAATTCTAACATCTTTTCACTATCCTAACAAGGGTAATGTAGAAATCTTTGGAAAAGATATAACAGAAAATTCAAAAGAAATACTGCAAGACGTGGGATACATACCTGAGAAACTAGCTCTTTATCCTGAACTATCTGTTAAGGAATATTTAAATTTCATCTCAGAGATTAAAGGTGTACAGACTCCCAAAAAAGAAATAAACAAGGCAATAGCTATTTTTAAACTTGAAAGTGTTAAAAATAAACTAATATCAGAGTTGTCAAAAGGATTTAGGCAAAGAGTAGGAATAGCTGGAGCTTTAATAAATAATCCCAAACTCGTAATACTTGATGAACCCACAAATGGCCTTGACCCCAATCAAATTATTGAGTTTAAAGAATTTTTAAAAGAACTTGAGAAAACTAGTACAATACTGTTTTCTTCTCATATTTTAAGTGAAGTTGAGTCAATTTGTAAAAGAATCATTATTATTAATGACGGTGAAATTATTGCCGATGATACTAAGGAAAATATATCTAGAAACAGGCTTAAAGAAACTGAGATAGATCTAACTATTTACAAAGATCCTGGTATGAAAAAAGACTACTTTAGTAACAATGATATATTTACCTTAATCAATACAGAGGAGTATGAAGGAGAAATAAATATTTCATTAAAACTTGCTCCTGATAAAACTGAAAAAGAACTCTTTAATTACATTGTAAGTAAAGGCATAATACTTAAAGCAATGATTCCAAAACATGAAAGCTTAGAAAAAATATTTAGCAAACTAACAAAGGAGAGAAAACAATGA
- a CDS encoding ribonuclease Z, translating to MNFNINILGTGGTRPLHNRYLTSVLIEHHGESFLFDCGEATQMSLRKQKISWQKIKIICITHLHADHITGLLGIIMLMAQSGETRKDPLIVIGPIGIKRYLETNIELLRVHKNYEIIYKEILLNKTNEILYEDNKKRIEYRRLKHSVDCVGYLFIEKDKPGKFDSQKAESLNIPKGPIRKKLQNGCEVILNERRILPSEILDEPQKGLKFAYITDTAYFEDLITYIKNFNLVIIESTFKNDLKKEAEKKLHLTAKSAATIVKRAKVSQTGLIHFSERYTLNKDLCELLNEAQQEYPNGEIFLTKDGMRLEADKDKFIIKY from the coding sequence TTGAATTTCAATATTAATATTCTTGGCACAGGGGGAACAAGGCCGCTTCACAATAGATACTTAACTTCTGTTCTAATAGAGCACCATGGAGAAAGTTTTCTCTTTGATTGCGGTGAGGCTACTCAAATGTCTCTGAGAAAACAAAAAATATCATGGCAAAAAATCAAAATAATTTGTATCACACATTTACATGCAGACCATATCACAGGTCTACTTGGAATAATAATGCTGATGGCGCAAAGCGGTGAGACAAGAAAAGATCCCCTAATAGTCATTGGCCCTATCGGGATTAAAAGATATTTAGAAACAAACATCGAACTTTTGCGAGTACATAAAAACTATGAAATAATATATAAAGAAATACTACTCAATAAAACAAACGAAATTCTATATGAAGATAACAAAAAAAGAATCGAATACAGAAGACTAAAACATTCAGTAGATTGTGTCGGATATCTATTTATAGAAAAAGATAAGCCTGGAAAATTTGACAGCCAAAAAGCAGAAAGTCTCAATATCCCAAAAGGTCCTATTAGAAAAAAATTACAAAACGGATGCGAAGTAATACTCAATGAAAGGCGAATATTGCCCTCTGAAATACTAGATGAGCCTCAAAAGGGTTTAAAATTTGCATACATTACAGACACGGCTTACTTTGAAGATCTAATCACATACATTAAAAACTTTAATCTAGTAATAATTGAGAGTACATTTAAAAACGACTTAAAAAAAGAAGCTGAAAAGAAACTACACTTGACAGCAAAATCAGCAGCAACAATTGTAAAAAGGGCAAAAGTTAGCCAAACAGGTTTGATTCATTTTAGTGAAAGATATACACTAAACAAAGATTTATGTGAGCTCCTAAATGAAGCACAACAGGAATATCCAAACGGTGAAATATTTTTAACAAAAGATGGCATGAGACTTGAAGCGGATAAAGATAAATTTATTATAAAATATTAA
- a CDS encoding NAD(P)/FAD-dependent oxidoreductase, protein MEYEFAVIGGGIAGSTLTYEILKRKKSVILFDNDDTKATTVAGGLINPIMGRRMNIAWRDPEIFKFAIQYYKDIEKNINCSFLKENLILRPFTTKKQKEVLALKIKNDGNMKNFILEIKNGKIHDSSNDNNGGMLIKGAVINTNLYIKNLKKYFIKNDTYIKAEINKDKIKINDQFFNINEFKFKKLIFARGYKESITGFFSYLPFKPAKGEMLIVEIPELNLKEVYNRHISLIPLKDNLFYLGGTYEWTSLDTSTNEWAKSELLDKLKKITNLNYKVVQHKAHIRPSTLDREPFLGEHPKYKNIFILNGFGTRGISMAPYLSQNILDYIERKSNLPTYYDITRYANLYNP, encoded by the coding sequence ATGGAATATGAATTTGCAGTTATTGGTGGTGGCATTGCTGGAAGCACTTTAACTTATGAGATACTTAAACGAAAAAAAAGCGTAATTCTCTTTGATAATGATGACACAAAGGCAACAACTGTAGCAGGCGGACTTATTAACCCTATTATGGGAAGAAGAATGAACATCGCTTGGAGAGATCCTGAAATTTTCAAATTCGCAATTCAATATTACAAAGATATTGAGAAAAATATTAACTGTAGCTTTCTGAAAGAGAATCTCATTCTTAGACCATTCACTACAAAAAAACAAAAAGAAGTACTGGCTTTAAAAATCAAAAACGATGGGAACATGAAAAATTTCATCTTGGAAATAAAGAACGGAAAAATTCACGATTCCTCTAATGACAATAATGGAGGTATGCTAATAAAGGGGGCAGTCATTAATACAAACCTGTATATTAAAAATCTTAAAAAATACTTTATAAAGAATGATACATATATCAAAGCAGAAATCAATAAAGATAAAATCAAGATAAATGATCAATTCTTTAATATCAATGAATTTAAATTCAAAAAATTAATATTTGCACGAGGCTATAAAGAATCAATTACGGGATTTTTCTCATACCTTCCATTCAAACCAGCAAAAGGAGAAATGCTCATAGTAGAAATTCCAGAATTAAATCTTAAAGAAGTTTATAATAGACATATATCATTAATCCCTTTAAAAGACAACCTATTTTATCTTGGCGGAACTTATGAATGGACAAGCCTAGACACAAGCACAAATGAATGGGCAAAATCAGAACTTCTAGACAAGCTTAAAAAAATTACAAACCTAAATTACAAAGTTGTACAACATAAAGCACACATAAGACCCTCTACCCTTGACCGAGAGCCCTTTCTTGGTGAACATCCAAAATATAAAAATATATTTATATTAAATGGATTTGGAACAAGAGGCATATCAATGGCGCCCTATTTATCTCAAAATATCCTCGATTACATTGAAAGAAAGTCTAATCTTCCTACTTATTATGATATTACAAGATATGCAAATTTATATAATCCTTAA
- a CDS encoding ABC transporter permease produces the protein MKIDLRQSLILSKKELKVLFGTPTAYVVMLFFLIFVNFSFIFLSGFFIKDNASLMSYFSSMPIILMFVLPALSMGVFSEEHKTGSIELIYALPINPQEVVIGKFITLKIFTLILFSLTLPLTITTIFMGEFDLGIVFLQYLGIILYSCSVLSMGVFISSLTKSQIVSYIITVFILILIIFSGKLIMIFGKENIVGEILNFISINNHFSYFNMGILNLSDLIYFITFSVTFLMLSSYSIRLNKWR, from the coding sequence ATGAAAATAGACTTAAGACAATCATTAATTTTATCAAAAAAAGAATTAAAAGTTTTATTTGGCACACCGACCGCATATGTTGTAATGTTATTTTTCCTAATATTTGTAAATTTTTCTTTTATTTTCTTATCAGGATTTTTTATTAAAGATAATGCCTCACTAATGTCCTACTTCTCATCAATGCCAATTATTTTAATGTTTGTTCTACCAGCTCTTAGTATGGGTGTATTCTCAGAGGAACATAAAACAGGAAGCATTGAATTAATCTATGCACTACCGATAAATCCTCAAGAAGTAGTAATTGGAAAATTTATTACACTTAAAATATTTACATTAATACTCTTCTCACTCACACTGCCACTTACAATAACAACAATTTTTATGGGTGAATTTGACCTTGGGATAGTCTTCCTTCAATATTTAGGGATAATCCTTTATTCTTGCTCCGTGCTTAGCATGGGTGTATTCATATCTTCTCTTACTAAGAGTCAAATAGTATCTTATATAATAACTGTATTCATTCTAATACTCATAATATTTTCAGGAAAGCTAATAATGATATTTGGAAAAGAAAATATAGTTGGTGAGATCCTTAACTTTATCTCAATCAATAATCACTTCAGCTACTTTAATATGGGGATATTAAATTTGTCAGATCTTATTTACTTTATTACATTTTCAGTTACATTTTTAATGTTAAGTTCATATAGCATAAGATTAAACAAATGGAGATAA
- a CDS encoding SDR family oxidoreductase, producing MSKIVKTYSTTILITAGTSKIGKILVKSLSTRFNIIFTYCSNENETTKLENLGNHIKSIKHDFLRNNNNKLFSKALDLSINNQINVLINNASIFEKSTLENFNDERFRNNLQINSLSALELGKQFLKQKLKNSSIINILDSSISYYNKNYFEYNLSKKLLFEITKALAYEGAPDTQVNGIAPGIIKSSGIKLNNNLKKRNLLLKFGKPSDILKTINFLIRLKFITGEVIFIDGGQSLKKGILNGI from the coding sequence ATGTCAAAAATAGTAAAAACTTATTCAACAACCATATTAATCACGGCTGGAACAAGCAAAATAGGAAAAATATTGGTTAAATCTTTAAGCACAAGATTTAACATAATTTTTACATACTGTTCCAATGAAAATGAAACAACAAAGCTAGAAAATCTGGGCAACCATATAAAATCGATCAAACATGATTTTTTAAGAAATAATAATAACAAACTATTCAGCAAGGCATTGGATTTAAGCATAAATAATCAGATAAATGTATTAATAAACAATGCGTCAATTTTTGAAAAAAGTACTCTAGAAAATTTTAATGACGAACGATTTCGCAATAATTTACAAATAAATAGCTTATCAGCACTTGAACTTGGAAAACAATTTTTAAAACAAAAACTTAAAAACTCAAGCATCATAAATATCCTAGATTCAAGCATATCCTATTATAATAAAAATTATTTTGAATATAATTTATCTAAAAAGTTACTCTTTGAGATTACAAAAGCCTTAGCATACGAAGGAGCCCCAGATACTCAAGTAAATGGCATCGCACCAGGTATAATAAAAAGTTCCGGAATCAAACTTAATAATAACCTTAAAAAAAGGAACTTATTGCTCAAATTTGGAAAGCCATCCGATATATTAAAAACAATAAATTTTCTAATTAGATTAAAATTTATCACAGGCGAAGTCATTTTTATTGATGGCGGACAAAGCTTAAAGAAAGGAATATTGAATGGAATATGA
- a CDS encoding ATP-dependent Clp protease proteolytic subunit, which yields MNVKDVALQAENQALEFALKSRAIVITGEINKNTSRLFQEKILFLEASDYKKPIFVYIDSEGGDIDAGFAIFNMIRFVKPKVFTIGVGLVASAGALIFLAADCKNRFSLPHARYLLHQPLSGFKGVATDIEIYTNELNKLKRELNEIISKETGQELSKIEKDTDRDFWLSSEAAMKYGLVFKIVETRFEFEKFLS from the coding sequence ATGAACGTGAAAGATGTGGCTCTGCAAGCAGAGAATCAAGCATTAGAGTTTGCATTAAAGAGTAGAGCAATAGTTATTACAGGCGAGATTAATAAGAATACTTCTAGGTTATTTCAGGAAAAGATATTGTTTTTAGAGGCATCAGATTACAAGAAGCCTATATTTGTTTATATTGACTCAGAGGGTGGAGACATCGATGCTGGGTTTGCTATTTTTAACATGATAAGGTTTGTTAAGCCTAAAGTGTTTACAATTGGAGTTGGGCTTGTAGCTAGTGCTGGTGCTTTAATCTTTTTGGCTGCAGATTGTAAGAATAGATTTTCATTGCCTCATGCAAGGTATCTGTTGCATCAACCTTTAAGCGGTTTTAAAGGAGTTGCTACAGATATTGAGATTTACACAAATGAACTTAATAAACTCAAAAGAGAGCTTAATGAAATTATTTCAAAAGAAACGGGACAAGAACTTTCTAAAATAGAAAAGGATACTGATAGGGATTTTTGGTTAAGTAGTGAAGCTGCAATGAAATATGGTCTTGTCTTTAAGATTGTTGAGACTAGATTTGAATTTGAAAAATTTCTTTCTTAG